The region AGAGTGGAAACCACTTCTTGAGAGCCTTTTCCATATAATCCCCTCTCTTTTATTACTATAAATTAGGCGTAATCAAACACTTATGATTACGCCTGCCATGTTTTAGTCTTAACTTAAGACTTATTTATCGGCGCTTAACTTAGCTTCTTTAGCCCAGCCTTCAACGAAAGCCTGTTGAACTAAGTTCCAATTAGCATCTGTCTGATCAGCTGCATAAGCTGTCAAAGCACTACCAACACCATTCTTCCATTCTTCAGATGGCATTGTGGAGAATGTCCAAGCAACTGGATTCAAACCAGCCTTGGTGTATGTAGCATCAGCTTGGACGAAAACATTCTTAGAAGGAATAGCCTTTTTGAAAGGAATAACGAAGCCCATACCGTCCTTACCTGAAGGCATTGCCTTTTCAGTACCGCACATAGCCTTTGTACCAACTTCAGAAGTTACACACCAGTTGATGAAATCTAATGTAGCTTGAATGTCTTCTGGCTTAGCATTCTTATTAACACACCAGAAGTTCTCTGTACCTGTGCATAAGCCTTGCTTAGCTTCATCGCCAACACCAATGTAAATTGGCAACATTGTCAAATCTTCATCCTTGAATTTGCCTTCGCCAACCAAGTTAGCATATTCCCATGAACCATTTTGGAAGAAGACAGCATTACCAGCTAAGAACTCATTACGGGAGTCATCGCCTGTCTTAGCAGACAATTGCTTAGGATCTACTGTTGAATTGTTGATGTAAAGATTCCAAATGTCACGATAGTTCTTCAAGTATGTACCCTTGATAGCATCTGTGTTATCAATCTTGTCAGTTTGGTATTCATGATAGATTGGTAAGTTAGCCAAATGGGTCTTGAAACGCCAGTCAGAGGATTTATCCATACCAGCTGATGTAAAGGCTGCAAAGCCCAAATCTGCCTTCTTAGAAGTGATAGTTTCAGCTACCTTCTTCAAATCAGCAAATGACTTAATATCATCAGTCTTGAAGCCAGCTTTTTCCAACAAAGTCTTGTTTGTAATCAAACCGTAGCTCTCAACAACATAAGCAATACCATATGGCTTGCCGTCTGTACCTTTGAGCAAATAACCCTCGTTAGTTAATTGTTCAGCAATCTTGCTGCCTGTCAAATCCAAGCATGTATCCTGCCAGTTCTTCAAACCAACTGGGCCGTTAACTTGGAACAAAGTAGGAGCTTCACTCTTACTCATTTCAGCTTGTAAGTTTGTCTCATATTGGCCAGAAGCAGCTGTAACAACCTTTACAGGTACGCCTGTCTCTTTTGTATAAACTTGAGCCAATTCTTGCCATTGCTCATCTTGTTCAGGTTTGAAGTTAAGATAATAAACTTGTCCTTTAGCTGCTGGCTTCTCTGATTCAGCTGATTTGCTCTCTGTCTGAGCCTTGCTTTCAGCTACTTTCTCAGCTGGCTTATTTTCTTTTGTCTCTGGCTTCTTGGAGCAAGCTGTCAAAAGAACAGCACTCATACTCAATGCTAAAACTGAAGCTAATACTTTCTTCATGAAACACTCACCTTTCTTTTTTGTGCTTATGCACAAAGTTACTTGTTTTCACAGAGCAATTATAAACATTAAGCCAACAAATTGCTAGTGGTAAAATTTAATCATTATATAAAATGCCCTATCAAAGCTTTTGCCTCTATAAACAATATTTTGCCTAAATCATTGGACATTAAGCTTGACAGTTCGTAGAAATATTCTCTTTTTTCATTTAAATCTGATGTTTCAAAGCTTGACACCATCTAAATTATTTTATAAGTTGGTTCGTTGTTATCTAAGCTTTACAGATATAATTTCATTGTCAAACCTTGTAATTTTTTCTTCGATCAAGTACTGATTTTTGTACAATTTGTATGCTTTTGGTCCATACAGACAGACGTACGCAGCATAATTGGCGGTTTATTGTTGCAAATGAGCAAAAAAGGTCTTTTCAAACGTAAATTAAAGCCTATAATTAACTAGCAAAAAAAATTTGAAAGGGGGATCGTCCTAAGCCAATGAAAGACGAAAACCAACAACAAAAAGCTGAACAAGCAGCTTTACGATCACCTCTCTTGATGCATTTGCGAAACGGTAAGCATCGCGAACGCATTTCTTTTTCTCTGCCTGGTAATGCCAACGGCTTGCTCTATCCGCAGTTTTTGAAAGATGACTATTTAGCCTACGATCTGACAGAACTCTCTATCACAGAGGATTTGAACGATCCTGGACCGGCTATTCAAGCTGCTGAAGCTAACGCAGCTAAAGCTTGCGGTGCCAGCCAAGCCATCTTTATCACACTCGGTTCATCAGTCGCTATCAAAGCTATGATTGGTGGTGCATGTGGTCGTAAAGGTACTCTACTTACAGCATTAGACGTACACAAATCAGCCTTACAAGCAGCAGAATTGCTTGATTTAGGTTTACTTTTTCTCAATCTCGATACTATCGAAAATCCAAGCAAATTACCTAATCTTCTCAAAGAACACCCAGGAATTAGCGCCGTTTATTTAACAACGCCTGATTTCTATGGTCATTGCTATGATATTTCGAAAATTGCAGCTGCGTTGGCTGACACTAACGTGCTTCTTATCGTAGATAGCGCCCACGGTGCGCACTTCCCATTTGGCAAGCATTTATTGCCTAAATTCGCAATTGACCAAGGAGCTGATTTGGTTGTCTGTTCAGCTCACAAGACTTTGCCAGCCCCAACTCCTACCTCGCTTATTTTGATTGGCCGTAGGATGATGGAGAAGCGCCCAGATTTGGATAGTCGTAAGATTCGTAACTTGGCTGCTACTTTCACTTCAACTAGCCCACCGCTTATGTTAGGTGTCGGTTTGGACTATGCAGTTTCTTATATGGATATGTATGGCGTTGAAGAAACAGCCAAACTCTTAGAGCATGTCAATGAATTCATCGCTAAGTTGCCTGAGGGCTTACACCGTGTTGATCTTGGTATAAGTAGCGACAGTAAGGTATTAGCAAGTAATCCAGCTAGTTCAACTGATCACCCTACCCATGATCCACTCAGAATGGTCATTGATTGTGCTAATCTCTGCCCAGGCCCTCGTCTAGCTCATGATCTCATGGCTAACAAAATCAATCCTGAAATGGCTGATCTCTGCCGTGTCGTTTTAATTCCACACTTTGGTCAACCTAAAGCTGAATTTGATCGCACCTTGGAAGTTATCAACAAGCTTGTAGCGGAATATCGTAAAATAAAATGGCCAAGTGATTTGCAAACAGCTAACTTACGTCGCCTCGATGCTTATTATCGCAAGCGTTTGCAAGTACCGGCTTTCAGCAATAAGCCCTATCATCCAGCTGCTTGTCTCAATTTGGATTGGCGTCAAGATACTATCTGGGTCAATATTGACGAGGCAAAAGACAAATTTGTCGCCGAGGCTCTGATCCCTTATCCACCAGGAATTCCGCTCTTGTGGCCTGGCGATAAGTTGAATCAAGATGATATTGAGCTGTTCAAGTCCTTGATTCATCATGAAATTAATGTACATGGTACAAGGTTAATTGGTGACGAAATTAAAGTGCCGATTTTGAAATCAGCAACTGAAAATTTCAGCAGCACCTTAGAATACTAATGTAAATTAAAACTAACAAGGCATGGTTATTAATACTGTGCCTTGTTTTTTAGTATTCAGCTTAACATTTATTACCTAACGTAAAACTAATTGTGCCATTTTAAAGAAATTATTTCATACTCTCTCAACACTATCTAATCTGGATCAATTTGTTAGTTTCATGGTACTGAAAATAACATTTATTTACAAGGAACTTCAATTATTTTGTAACAAAGTTTCACGCTTTGTAATTCATCAAATATTTTCGTCTTCTTTATCTTCTTTCTTTAGTAAATATCTTGTTTGAATGATTCTATCAGCATACTTAATTTTCATTTTCTCAATATAAGTATTATAAATGACA is a window of Amygdalobacter nucleatus DNA encoding:
- a CDS encoding ABC transporter substrate-binding protein, whose protein sequence is MKKVLASVLALSMSAVLLTACSKKPETKENKPAEKVAESKAQTESKSAESEKPAAKGQVYYLNFKPEQDEQWQELAQVYTKETGVPVKVVTAASGQYETNLQAEMSKSEAPTLFQVNGPVGLKNWQDTCLDLTGSKIAEQLTNEGYLLKGTDGKPYGIAYVVESYGLITNKTLLEKAGFKTDDIKSFADLKKVAETITSKKADLGFAAFTSAGMDKSSDWRFKTHLANLPIYHEYQTDKIDNTDAIKGTYLKNYRDIWNLYINNSTVDPKQLSAKTGDDSRNEFLAGNAVFFQNGSWEYANLVGEGKFKDEDLTMLPIYIGVGDEAKQGLCTGTENFWCVNKNAKPEDIQATLDFINWCVTSEVGTKAMCGTEKAMPSGKDGMGFVIPFKKAIPSKNVFVQADATYTKAGLNPVAWTFSTMPSEEWKNGVGSALTAYAADQTDANWNLVQQAFVEGWAKEAKLSADK
- a CDS encoding aminotransferase class V-fold PLP-dependent enzyme; protein product: MKDENQQQKAEQAALRSPLLMHLRNGKHRERISFSLPGNANGLLYPQFLKDDYLAYDLTELSITEDLNDPGPAIQAAEANAAKACGASQAIFITLGSSVAIKAMIGGACGRKGTLLTALDVHKSALQAAELLDLGLLFLNLDTIENPSKLPNLLKEHPGISAVYLTTPDFYGHCYDISKIAAALADTNVLLIVDSAHGAHFPFGKHLLPKFAIDQGADLVVCSAHKTLPAPTPTSLILIGRRMMEKRPDLDSRKIRNLAATFTSTSPPLMLGVGLDYAVSYMDMYGVEETAKLLEHVNEFIAKLPEGLHRVDLGISSDSKVLASNPASSTDHPTHDPLRMVIDCANLCPGPRLAHDLMANKINPEMADLCRVVLIPHFGQPKAEFDRTLEVINKLVAEYRKIKWPSDLQTANLRRLDAYYRKRLQVPAFSNKPYHPAACLNLDWRQDTIWVNIDEAKDKFVAEALIPYPPGIPLLWPGDKLNQDDIELFKSLIHHEINVHGTRLIGDEIKVPILKSATENFSSTLEY